The following is a genomic window from Nitrospira sp..
CGCGAGGACGTGAGAAAGATCGGAAGACCCGCAAGAAGCACCGCAAAAATGTGACGCGGGTAAAAGCGCTGGTGAAGGCGCGCCAGAAGGGGAAACGGGTCGGAAAGAAGAGCTAGGGCGGAGTAGGCGGGAGCCTACTCCGCTGCTGTGAGACGGGTGAGTTCCGCTTTGATGTGCTGTTCCGCGAGTTCAGGAACGATTCGTTGCACCGCCTGTTCGACGGTCTGTTCCGCAGTTGCCCGGACGAGGTCGTCGGCGATGAGCGGAGCGTGCTTGAGAGTTGCCTGCCTGATTTCTTCTTTGACCAGCAGATCGATCGATCCCAGGTGTTCCCTCACGACGTCCGGGAGCTGCTTGCGCACGCTGGCCTCGGTTAGTTCGCGAACAGATTGGTCGAGCATATCCTTGATGGCCGGGCTCGCAACATCGGAGACGGCCTGATGGATCAGCGCTTCGTTTGCGGCCATTTCCTGTTTGATTAATGAGGGAAGCTCTTGCACCAGCAGCGGATGGACAATTGTCATCAGCTGTTCTTGCGAAAGAACTTCTCCCAGTTGGCCATCCAATTCATTTTTTACGGCCGTGTGAATACGGGTCGTGAGTTCTTTCTCAATGGCCTGGGGGAGCAGATCGGCAATCCGTTTCTCCGTCCGTTCGGTCATCGATTCCAATAGTTGTCCAAAGAGGCCTTTCATGGCTTCTTCAGGGCCGAGGACCGGCGGTGCGGTTTTCGTGGCGATCGTCGAGTCTTGAGGCTGATCCATGGTGAGATCCTTCTGCTCATTGGAGAGGTCTAACTGGTCCATCACCGCGTCGTCATTATCCGTGTCGGTCGATGTGGCGTCCGGCGGCCAGACTCGACGCTTGAGGCGGGTGCTATTTTGTTGGGGCTGCGTTTTGTGGGGGAGGTTCTTGATGACATCAAGAAGATCTTCCGACTGAAACGGTTTGTTCAGAAAGGCTTTCACGCCCAGCGTTTTGAGCAGGCTTTCATCAGGGCGATCGGCTGGATTAACCAGCGAGATTAGAAGGGTCTCGCTTAAACTGTCGAGTTTGTTCACTTCTTTACAGAAGCCTGAAAATGTCATGTTGTCGAGATGGTAGTCGGCGATGATTAAGGCGGGACTAATGCGCCGGGCCGCTTCGAGGGCGGCCGGACCGTCTTGAAAGCCAACGACGTCAAACCCTTCGGGTGTTGAGATTTGCTCAACCATGCGCCTGACGGCCGGGCTGCTATCGACGATGAAAATGGAAGATGCCACCTAACTCTCCAATTGTATTGAAGTATTACGAAGCTAGCAGGGGGGGTATTCTTTGTCAAGAAATCGAAGGATACGGTTCGATTTTGACTCCACGATATCAGCGCCTTACAATCCGGCGCTTGTTCTATATGGATAATGGCATTGAGGAGAGATTGTTGTGACGCGAAGCTACCAGGTTATTTTTTTCGACGCTGCCCAGACATTGTTTTATATCAATGGATCGGTCGCGGAAATCTATTTGCACTACGCCGTGCGCCACGGATTTCGGCAGACTCCGGCGTCGCTTGAATCTATCAAGCAAGCCTTCAGCCGGGCCTTTAAGGATGCCTCACCACCGGTGTTTGCGCCGACGGAACCTGCGGCGC
Proteins encoded in this region:
- a CDS encoding hypothetical protein (Evidence 4 : Unknown function but conserved in other organisms; MaGe:77307785) → MAGNGFSAWLVAAHGLCYTIARSQRFIVRIKGVIMPRGREKDRKTRKKHRKNVTRVKALVKARQKGKRVGKKS
- a CDS encoding Response regulatory domain-containing protein (MaGe:77307786), whose protein sequence is MASSIFIVDSSPAVRRMVEQISTPEGFDVVGFQDGPAALEAARRISPALIIADYHLDNMTFSGFCKEVNKLDSLSETLLISLVNPADRPDESLLKTLGVKAFLNKPFQSEDLLDVIKNLPHKTQPQQNSTRLKRRVWPPDATSTDTDNDDAVMDQLDLSNEQKDLTMDQPQDSTIATKTAPPVLGPEEAMKGLFGQLLESMTERTEKRIADLLPQAIEKELTTRIHTAVKNELDGQLGEVLSQEQLMTIVHPLLVQELPSLIKQEMAANEALIHQAVSDVASPAIKDMLDQSVRELTEASVRKQLPDVVREHLGSIDLLVKEEIRQATLKHAPLIADDLVRATAEQTVEQAVQRIVPELAEQHIKAELTRLTAAE